In the Enterococcus saigonensis genome, one interval contains:
- the dnaX gene encoding DNA polymerase III subunit gamma/tau, translating to MAYQALYRVWRSQRFDDVVGQDAITQTLKNAISQQKISHAYLFTGPRGTGKTSAAKIFAKAINCPNSRDGEPCNECANCRAITNGQFDDVIEIDAASNNGVDEIRFLTERANYSPTKGKYKVYIIDEVHMLSSGAFNALLKTLEEPRESLVFILATTEPHKIPATIISRTQRFDFKRIDAHAIVGRMQYILEESNQPYEEQALEIIAQAAEGGMRDALSMLDQAISFADGTVTLADVMTVTGSLTYEMMDQLLDHCFQHDAGAALTDLAAILAEGKEARRLLENLLVYCRDLLLYQKAPQLLQQKSGHLTTAFKELSQQLSSQHIFAWIKILNETQNEVRFTNSPTIYLEVCIVKLAEMQTAIVPVPSAVADTSNSEAMLSKDNPVITALKQKVEQMAQEIKQLQTSSVQKQEPVTPKALEKNRNRQQNNLRVPRNQVFQVLKAATKDNLHQTQNVWEDLLASLPITKKAVLRQGQVRAASANGIVVTFDYEIICQKAIADEEMSQLIGNNLSKMIPDYAPQPVYLTSAAWQELRREFVTAQKNGSLLDDDVQDELSKENKQEKKQKTITNEKTPANQPTVDITETGILDDDLLNHLPPEPAEVEDPAQKAVALFGSDVVKVIDD from the coding sequence ATGGCCTATCAAGCCCTATATCGTGTTTGGCGTTCACAACGTTTTGATGACGTAGTTGGACAAGATGCGATTACGCAAACCTTAAAAAATGCGATCAGTCAACAAAAGATTTCCCACGCATATTTATTTACTGGGCCACGAGGGACAGGAAAGACCAGTGCAGCTAAAATTTTTGCTAAAGCTATCAATTGTCCCAACAGTCGTGATGGAGAGCCATGTAATGAATGTGCTAATTGCCGTGCTATTACCAATGGTCAATTTGATGATGTTATTGAAATCGATGCGGCAAGTAATAATGGCGTTGACGAAATTCGCTTTTTAACCGAACGTGCTAATTATTCCCCAACCAAGGGTAAATACAAAGTTTATATTATCGATGAAGTTCATATGCTTTCTAGCGGAGCTTTCAATGCGTTATTAAAAACGCTAGAAGAACCAAGAGAAAGTCTTGTTTTTATCTTAGCAACTACAGAACCTCATAAAATTCCTGCAACAATCATCTCTCGGACCCAGCGATTTGATTTTAAACGAATTGACGCCCATGCTATTGTGGGGCGAATGCAGTATATCTTAGAAGAAAGCAATCAGCCTTATGAAGAGCAAGCGCTAGAAATTATTGCTCAAGCCGCAGAAGGGGGCATGCGCGATGCTTTGTCGATGTTAGATCAGGCAATTTCATTTGCCGATGGCACAGTTACTTTGGCAGATGTGATGACCGTCACGGGCAGTCTAACGTATGAAATGATGGATCAACTTTTAGATCATTGTTTCCAGCATGACGCAGGGGCAGCGCTAACAGATTTAGCTGCTATCTTAGCTGAAGGAAAAGAAGCACGGCGTTTACTTGAAAATTTATTGGTCTATTGTCGCGATTTATTACTATACCAAAAAGCGCCACAGTTGTTACAACAAAAATCAGGACACTTAACTACTGCTTTTAAAGAGTTGTCTCAGCAACTAAGTAGTCAACACATCTTTGCTTGGATTAAAATTTTGAATGAAACACAAAACGAGGTACGCTTTACAAATAGTCCGACGATTTATTTGGAAGTCTGTATTGTTAAATTAGCTGAAATGCAAACAGCTATAGTACCTGTCCCTTCAGCTGTTGCTGATACCAGTAATTCAGAGGCAATGTTAAGCAAGGATAATCCTGTTATTACAGCGTTAAAGCAAAAAGTTGAGCAAATGGCACAAGAGATAAAGCAACTTCAAACAAGTTCAGTGCAAAAACAAGAACCAGTAACGCCAAAGGCACTTGAAAAAAATCGCAATCGGCAGCAAAACAATTTACGCGTTCCCCGTAATCAAGTCTTCCAAGTTTTAAAAGCAGCGACAAAAGATAATTTACATCAAACACAAAATGTCTGGGAAGATTTATTGGCGAGTTTGCCAATTACCAAAAAGGCCGTTTTACGTCAAGGTCAGGTCAGGGCTGCTAGTGCAAATGGAATCGTTGTGACCTTTGATTATGAAATTATCTGCCAAAAAGCGATTGCAGATGAAGAAATGAGTCAGTTGATTGGCAACAATTTAAGCAAGATGATTCCTGATTATGCGCCACAACCGGTCTATTTAACCAGTGCTGCTTGGCAAGAGCTAAGAAGAGAGTTCGTTACGGCCCAAAAAAATGGTAGTCTATTAGATGATGATGTGCAAGATGAGCTTTCTAAAGAAAATAAGCAAGAAAAAAAGCAAAAAACTATTACCAATGAAAAGACACCAGCAAACCAGCCTACTGTGGATATAACAGAAACTGGTATTTTGGATGATGATTTACTGAATCATCTACCACCAGAACCAGCTGAAGTAGAAGACCCCGCACAAAAGGCAGTCGCTTTGTTTGGCTCAGATGTGGTAAAAGTAATTGACGATTAA
- a CDS encoding YbaB/EbfC family nucleoid-associated protein, which produces MMRGMGNMQGMMKQVQKMQKEMTKAQAALNEKEFIGVSTNEYVQATFTGDRKMIGLEVVPEVIDPEDSEMLQDLVMMAVNDALSKIEKETEQTLGKYTKGMPGF; this is translated from the coding sequence ATGATGCGTGGCATGGGAAATATGCAAGGCATGATGAAACAAGTACAAAAAATGCAAAAGGAAATGACAAAAGCACAAGCAGCTTTGAATGAAAAAGAATTTATTGGTGTTTCTACAAATGAATACGTACAAGCAACGTTTACTGGTGATCGTAAGATGATTGGACTAGAAGTTGTACCAGAGGTTATTGATCCTGAAGACAGTGAGATGTTGCAAGATTTAGTTATGATGGCAGTAAATGACGCACTAAGTAAAATTGAAAAAGAAACTGAACAAACTTTAGGTAAATATACAAAAGGCATGCCAGGATTTTAG